CGCTGCCGGTCGGCCACCCGCCGGTGACGGTGCGCCAGCTCCTGAACCACACCAGCGGGCTGCCCGGCGGCAGCGAGCCCGGCGGCGGCGACGACGGCAGCGCCGCCTGGTTCGTCGCGCACGCCGCCGACCACTGGACCCCGCAGCAGGTGCTCGACTCGCTGGCCGGCCGGCCGGCGCAGTTCGCCCCCGGCACCGCCCAGCAGTACAACGGCGTCAACTACTTCCTGGCGGGCCTGCTGATCGAGCGGGTCACCGGCCGGAGCTTCGCCCGGGAGGTCACCGACCGGGTGCTGCGCCCGCTGGGCCTGCACCGCACCTCGGTGCCCGACGCGGCCGACACCTCGCTGCCGGACCCGAGCGCGCACGCCGTGCTCGCCGTGCCCCGGCCGGACGGCGGCACCGACCTGGCGGACGTCACCCGGCAGAGTCCGTGGCCGTGGGCCGAGGGTGGCATGGTCTCCACCGCGCCCGACCTGGAGCGCTTCCTCACCGCGCTGCTCGGCGGTCGTCTGCTGCCGCCCGCCCAGCAGGCCGAGCTGTTCACCGTCCCGGACGTGCCGAACTTCCGGGGCCCGGGCCTCGACCTCGGCACCACCGGCGGCCGGGCCTGCCTCAGCGCCGGCCTGATGCGCCTCTCCCCCGCGCCCGGCCTGGTGCTGTGGGGCAAGACCGGCAGCCGCCCGGGCTGGACCAGCGCCGTGTTCGCCACCCGGGACGCCGCCCGGACCCTGGTGTACTCCTTCACCCCGACCTCCCGCCGGGGCGCCCCGTTCACCGCCCAGTACCGGGTCGCCGCCGCCGCG
This is a stretch of genomic DNA from Kitasatospora fiedleri. It encodes these proteins:
- a CDS encoding serine hydrolase domain-containing protein, whose product is MSTRMMGRELAGTAAISALVVALGEAAPSGADPSGPGAFGAGPTGLDAAALRASIADPSGAGLTSAVVRVGGTGGHWTGTAGTGDPATGRPVRADGRFRIGSISKVFTATVLLQLAAERRIDLDGTVQRHLPVALPVGHPPVTVRQLLNHTSGLPGGSEPGGGDDGSAAWFVAHAADHWTPQQVLDSLAGRPAQFAPGTAQQYNGVNYFLAGLLIERVTGRSFAREVTDRVLRPLGLHRTSVPDAADTSLPDPSAHAVLAVPRPDGGTDLADVTRQSPWPWAEGGMVSTAPDLERFLTALLGGRLLPPAQQAELFTVPDVPNFRGPGLDLGTTGGRACLSAGLMRLSPAPGLVLWGKTGSRPGWTSAVFATRDAARTLVYSFTPTSRRGAPFTAQYRVAAAAFGLPAL